The Actinomadura sp. WMMB 499 genome includes a window with the following:
- a CDS encoding IclR family transcriptional regulator yields MGEPGRGTAKTLDRGLLVLLAFQHRTEWGVSELARELGLDKAVAHRLLTTLAHRGFVLADPGTRRYRLGAAVGVLARAAERGGTLEAAARPQLTALARELGESAVLNVPHGAGYRTALAVDAAGPMRYSAIVGETLPAHGGAAGHAIFAFYPDDDVRRLLGAGPLERFSDTTVTDPGELREVYARVRREGVSISHGEYDLNVTSVAAPVFAAGEVVGSLVVIGPHHNVTEKIDTTIARVRGAAGSLSRLLDGGGAEEQ; encoded by the coding sequence GTGGGCGAGCCGGGACGCGGTACGGCCAAGACCCTCGATCGGGGGCTGCTGGTGCTGCTGGCCTTCCAGCATCGGACGGAATGGGGGGTCAGCGAGCTGGCCAGGGAGCTGGGGCTCGACAAGGCGGTCGCGCACCGGCTGCTGACGACGCTCGCGCACCGCGGGTTCGTGCTGGCCGACCCCGGCACCCGGCGGTACCGGCTCGGCGCGGCGGTCGGCGTGCTCGCGCGGGCCGCGGAGCGCGGCGGGACGCTGGAGGCGGCGGCCCGGCCGCAGCTCACCGCGCTCGCCCGCGAGCTGGGCGAGAGCGCCGTTCTGAACGTGCCGCACGGTGCCGGCTACCGGACGGCGCTGGCGGTGGACGCCGCCGGGCCCATGCGGTACTCGGCCATCGTGGGGGAGACGCTCCCGGCCCACGGCGGCGCCGCCGGGCACGCCATCTTCGCGTTCTACCCGGACGACGACGTCCGGCGGCTGCTGGGCGCGGGACCGCTGGAGCGGTTCAGCGACACCACGGTCACCGACCCCGGCGAGCTGCGCGAGGTCTACGCGCGGGTCCGCCGGGAGGGGGTCTCGATCTCGCACGGGGAGTACGACCTCAACGTCACCTCGGTCGCGGCGCCGGTGTTCGCCGCCGGGGAGGTCGTCGGCTCGCTGGTCGTGATCGGCCCGCACCACAACGTCACGGAGAAGATCGACACCACCATCGCGCGGGTGCGCGGCGCGGCGGGGTCGCTGAGCCGCCTGCTCGACGGCGGCGGGGCCGAAGAGCAGTGA